In Anoplopoma fimbria isolate UVic2021 breed Golden Eagle Sablefish chromosome 22, Afim_UVic_2022, whole genome shotgun sequence, a genomic segment contains:
- the LOC129111861 gene encoding uncharacterized protein LOC129111861 — protein sequence MAEEGSVCEVDGLQRRLQGVLSRHSSDEIRADSQPFCSDFCKLVEDYASRWQVPLPQLRILEIALRYFAQASTFFTSNCDHVLHTLSSLALSVFELLLFFDQKDFHQEPLKHFTVTFQECHSALASHQNVHLLQVERLVRGGGPWAGPALQAILSESSLPQSEVDGCISSELPVFFELRVRYLLSRERVSEAMALARCCARHPTAGQHLFFLQVYLTWLFKTSQHDHLHKEVAELNGKDAIHIICSLECEEKDELLLDLSRAFLSQQLRRGDMYYLCDLVFIWSKLHSRLNTSKQALLEESHQLMLSATNVNSIFPFIRAILQELGEDGIQFCVELCANALGSCLPCDVNTKSLIYKTIAGLLPNDLEVSRACALLIFFLERTVETYKLVYFLYMHPDQDYHVEYSPIRNHVRFETLQVLKKDLYFDPEFWNLIALRTNCLKLLSEKVVSSALEEIMDDKWIQSYCAKEPASSACQKGSKGAAARKRHHKEDRRHNEDTDTTSKKIKDGQGKTRLHDHTVKKKGSQGSSKPGPLRRSFWQLDRLQDKVAVGNGELRRTTRLSEKNPPKRRIRQPKWLLEDSGTLGENNVHPKIKKHGLKHQKHHGSSVVSRSETVELKNNAHLMAKENGGKHQKGFSLDSHKPSTLPQVILELSLPDNELMGTFNEDTCNRPRGFPQVLLYRPTVKVPAKSQTVKTVHRKEVILRARDAPMFVQQLHCYARRQKGKGIGPNIQGSVSTITRSSVQGSPPKDQERELCDKPAAEIKGGITPHTEEAADVTKSSAPEKVPEAQTTKAGSRNTFSGKELSEKSAAEMKVTKSSQTSAATEVTEAPMLDKVLQAQTMASARELCDGSAVEMKVTIASTANKMTPSRGLDKVSKAVKDASKTTTPAEVSQTSPVVNNQMEVLDKFPPVSNMANISSIGAADPTPSQSQDVLRDGRQELKSLSSQAKTSKNPGAQATADSPEELTAVGNSLPGVDVTEVSPKFPKGHVPCENDTSGRTKDTISTDQDSINDISALTLVTEMVTELAPDSRARDLENRKQPAPEDGTSKEPTSGCKSKVPHKLRTTSSCAAVADVQVKEERTQDFDPETSEDSELPESEESKLEYCCTFCNKVFKGSRVVEHAMFHYRRDECMFCGTMFKDDLLAMMHLSNHIEKLKRIKESEANNAHETKDVPTCKTSAKAKTTNVSSGRRSSGRARKSTESPKSTSLSHSTPSGSRQLRSNGKPVDEKIQNPSKHLQSKTPVHKVNGHIGKKKDIDGTKRDAVTLEAKPPLKQQEIYRERTTDGAVNSRLQENPDTEMDSSETSAQGDKGFSCSKKKESLQSLKTATKQREKVVEDKHVESQEKVSCPVEGCSWFTDLSKKRVALLYHAIEDHYGEVKPLEVAFRVGNGKCSSCMRVMWSFEHFQHHVERHRLSPRHPCLHRGCTARFKTGMEMRRHARRHSPLQALCCVPGCSHLFICLWALNLHEKEHYASKPTKPDKNADEQTGDKRDNTPDGKKQPDHSLKDETATTAVNTTESVKAARKLRGEATHNSSTEKLNLLKEESKEQNETKDSHVLKNLSNKDTSTQPAGPKLRLRQSIRKVTNATKSHKVISSSLLKQNIKARHKFKKKQVKGNAKGPKRRGRPPKSKEAVHDENTTAGQNSVPEKTALLATPPKAAESSNVSDEPKEEEEQVTDEVKTTETSINKSKSKKSMNKQMKNNHVKQKGVSHNTPTANSLNQSISTTSADKTHKLTAKKLHKVKGRSTPKESQTASSDSSKSRKHKVTSGEGNSTIAKKKCPVKEPEGKVKAENTDSAQSGSDSVSAVPANSLNERTAPPATSGEKTQEVTVEKSKKSPMKTEGQKEKSANSASSDSGKTKKKHKDINKEDKKTLKGRQKDASKTSALKKEAKSKSVDQQVEAKAAEESSPDVEGKAKEEATDSALSSVPAATDGILNDATSPPTATEENTQQVTTKEKSKKSHIMKKSDPNEASKKRKNVHKDGDTKIVKKKRKDQGARSASEKPEMSTTDVPPLAEVKAELLAEGEEGKTPPSTISSPGYSLIKNGQAVKEEAKSTELMDALAVYSNRPYMRPPPTAYLDEKYITMPKRRKELSSQRSLPPQQASMTKPLQRQRCVNCFATFNSAEDLQSHLQLQKCSNLFGFDSDDEGNGLTCLIESK from the exons ATGGCGGAGGAGGGCAGTGTGTGCGAGGTAGACGGGCTCCAGAGACGACTGCAGGGTGTGTTGAGCCGCCATTCAAGTGATGAAATACGGGCAGATAGTCAGCCTTTCTGCTCTGACTTCTGCAAG CTGGTGGAGGACTACGCCTCTCGCTGGCAGGTGCCGCTGCCTCAGCTCAGGATCCTTGAGATAGCTCTCCGCTACTTCGCTCAAGCCTCCACCTTCTTCACATCAAACTGTGATCATGTGCTCCACACACTCAGCAGTCTGGCCTT GAGTGTTTTTGAGTTGCTGCTGTTCTTTGACCAGAAGGACTTCCATCAGGAGCCACTGAAACACTTCACTGTTACATTCCAG GAATGTCACTCAGCGCTTGCGAGCCATCAGAATGTTCACTTGCTTCAGGTGGAGCGTTTGGTTCGGGGTGGTGGGCCTTGGGCTGGCCCAGCCTTACAGGCAATCCTCAGTGAGTCCAGTTTACCTCAGAGTGAAG TGGACGGGTGCATCAGCTCTGAGCTGCCGGTGTTCTTTGAGCTCCGGGTGCGCTACCTCTTATCCCGTGAGCGGGTCAGTGAGGCCATGGCCCTGGCTAGGTGTTGTGCCCGGCATCCCACGGCAGGACAACACTTGTTCTTCCTCCAGGTCTACCTCACGTGGCTTTTCAAAACCTCACAGCATGACCACCTTCACAAAGAG GTGGCTGAATTAAATGGTAAAGATGCAATTCACATCATCTGTAGTTTGGAGTGTGAGGAAAAGGATGAGTTGCTGTTGGACCTCAGCCGAGCTTTCCTCTCCCAGCAGCTGCGCAGGGGAGACATGTACTATTTGTG TGATCTCGTCTTCATATGGAGTAAACTTCACAGTCGGTTGAATACATCCAAGCAAGCTCTACTTGAGGAGAGTCATCAGCTGATGCTGTCTGCCACCAACGTCAACTCAATCTTCCCATTCATCAGAGCCATACTGCAAGAG CTGGGTGAAGATGGTATCCAGTTCTGCGTGGAGCTGTGTGCTAATGCCTTGGGGTCTTGCCTTCCCTGTGACGTCAACACCAAGTCCCTAATCTACAAAACCATCGCTGGCCTGCTACCCAATGACCTGGAGGTGTCCCGGGCCTGTGCTCTTCTTATCTTCTTCCTCGAACGCACTGTTGAGACCTACAAGCTGGTGTACTTTCTTTACATGCATCCTGATCAGGATTACCACGTGGAGTATAGCCCCATCAGAAATCACGTTCGCTTTGAAACCCTGCAG GTCTTGAAGAAGGACCTGTATTTTGACCCAGAGTTTTGGAACCTCATAGCTTTGCGGACCAACTGTTTGAAGCTGCTGAGCGAGAAGGTGGTTAGTAGTGCCCTGGAAGAGATCATGGATGACAAATGGATCCAGAGCTATTGCGCCAAAGAACCCGCTTCATCAGCATGTCAGAAAGGAAGTAAAGGGGCGGCAGCTAGAAAGCGGCACCACAAAGAGGACAGACGTCATAATGAGGATACTGACACCACATCCAAGAAAATAAAGGATGGCCAAGGAAAAACACGACTACATGACCACACTGTAAAGAAGAAAGGCAGCCAAGGGTCATCAAAACCTGGACCTTTGAGGCGTTCATTTTGGCAACTAGACAGACTACAGGACAAAGTAGCCGTTGGGAATGGAGAACTTCGACGCACTACGAGACTCTCAGAGAAAAACCCACCGAAACGGAGGATTAGACAACCCAAGTGGCTTCTTGAAGACTCAGGAACTCTCGGAGAGAATAATGTTCATCCAAAGATCAAAAAGCATGGGTTGAAACATCAAAAGCACCATGGATCCAGTGTTGTAAGCCGGTCAGAAACTGTTGAGCTCAAGAACAATGCTCATTTAATGGCAAAGGAAAACGGCGGCAAGCACCAGAAGGGGTTTTCATTGGACTCACATAAACCATCTACTCTTCCTCAAGTAATCCTTGAGCTCTCCCTGCCAGACAATGAACTGATGGGAACGTTTAATGAGGACACTTGCAACAGACCGAGAGGTTTCCCTCAAGTGCTTCTTTACAGACCGACGGTGAAGGTTCCTGCCAAGTCACAAACCGTGAAGACTGTGCATCGCAAAGAGGTGATTCTGAGAGCGCGGGATGCGCCCATGTTTGTACAGCAGTTGCACTGTTATGCTCGGCGGCAGAAAGGGAAAGGTATTGGACCCAATATCCAAGGCTCAGTATCAACAATAACACGCTCCTCAGTGCAGGGAAGTCCTCCGAAAGATCAAGAGAGAGAGCTCTGTGACAAACCTGCTGCTGAGATTAAAGGTGGAATTACCCCTCACACAGAAGAAGCAGCTGATGTTACAAAATCCTCAGCACCCGAAAAAGTCCCTGAAGCTCAAACTACAAAAGCAGGCTCACgaaatacattttcaggaaAAGAGCTCTCTGAGaagtcagctgctgagatgaaAGTAACAAAGTCGTCACAGACATCAGCAGCAACTGAAGTTACAGAAGCCCCAATGTTAGATAAGGTCCTGCAAGCTCAAACCATGGCTTCAGCAAGAGAGCTGTGTGACGGGTCTGCTGTTGAGATGAAAGTCACAATTGCCTCAACAGCAAATAAAATGACTCCATCCCGAGGTTTAGATAAGGTCTCTAAAGCCGTTAAAGACGCTTCAAAAACCACAACTCCAGCTGAGGTTTCCCAAACTTCACCTGTTGTCAACAATCAGATGGAAGTTCTTGATAAATTCCCTCCAGTCTCAAATATGGCCAACATTTCAAGCATTGGAGCTGCTGATCCCACGCCCTCACAGTCTCAAGATGTCCTCAGAGATGGGAGGCAAGAACTGAAGTCACTCTCTTCTCAGGCTAAAACTAGTAAAAATCCTGGTGCCCAAGCAACAGCAGACTCCCCAGAGGAGCTCACTGCTGTCGGCAACAGCCTACCTGGGGTGGACGTTACAGAGGTTTCACCCAAATTCCCAAAAGGACATGTGCCTTGTGAAAATGACACAAGTGGAAGAACAAAGGACACTATTTCCACAGATCAGGACAGTATAAATGACATATCTGCTCTGACGTTAGTGACAGAAATGGTTACTGAACTTGCACCTGACTCACGTGCTCGAGATCTGGAGAATCGCAAACAGCCAGCACCAGAGGACGGTACCTCCAAAGAGCCAACATCTGGATGTAAATCCAAAGTTCCTCACAAATTACGAACTACCTCCAGCTGTGCCGCAGTTGCTGATGTGCaagtgaaggaggagagaacTCAGGATTTTGATCCAGAAACATCTGAGGACAGTGAACTACCAGAATCGGAGGAATCCAAGTTGGAGTACTGTTGTACTTTCTGCAACAAGGTCTTTAAGGGAAGTCGTGTCGTAGAGCATGCTATGTTCCATTATCGTAGGGATGAGTGCATGTTCTGTGGGACGATGTTCAAAGATGATCTTCTGGCCATGATGCACCTGTCCAACCATATTGAGAAGCTGAAGAGGATCAAAGAGTCAGAGGCTAACAATGCCCATGAGACCAAAGATGTCCCCACATGTAAGACCTCTGCCAAAGCTAAGACCACAAACGTGTCTTCTGGGCGCCGTAGTAGTGGGAGAGCGAGGAAATCTACAGAGTCTCCTAAATCAACGAGCCTTTCACACTCAACCCCATCTGGGTCCAGACAGTTGAGATCCAATGGCAAGCCAGTGGATGAAAAGATACAAAACCCATCAAAGCACCTTCAGAGTAAAACTCCAGTACACAAGGTAAATGGGCACATTggcaaaaagaaagacattgaCGGAACGAAAAGGGATGCCGTGACCTTGGAAGCTAAACCGCCACTTAAACAGCAGGAGATCTATCGAGAAAGAACAACGGATGGAGCTGTAAACTCAAGGTTGCAGGAAAACCCAGATACAGAGATGGATTCCTCTGAAACATCAGCACAGGGCGACAAAGGGTTCAGCTGTTCCAAGAAGAAAGAATCGTTGCAGAGCCTGAAGACAGCCaccaaacaaagagagaaagtagTTGAGGATAAACATGTGGAGTCACAAGAGAAGGTTTCCTGTCCTGTGGAGGGTTGCAGCTGGTTTACAGACCTGTCAAAGAAACGCGTTGCACTCCTTTACCACGCCATCGAAGATCACTATGGTGAGGTCAAACCTTTAGAAGTGGCGTTCCGTGTAGGAAACGGCAAATGCAGTAGTTGCATGAGGGTTATGTGGAGTTTCGAACATTTTCAGCACCACGTTGAGCGACACAGACTCTCTCCTCGGCATCCTTGCCTTCATCGGGGATGTACTGCCAGGTTCAAAACTGGAATGGAAATGAGACGCCACGCCAGGAGGCACAGTCCGCTGCAGGCATTGTGCTGCGTCCCTGGTTGTTCTCATCTATTTATTTGTCTCTGGGCGCTGaaccttcatgaaaaagagCACTATGCTTCCAAACCCACTAAACCAGACAAGAATGCGGACGAACAAACGGGTGACAAACGGGACAACACGCCGGATGGAAAGAAACAACCGGATCATAGTCTAAAGGATGAAACTGCTACCACTGCTGTAAACACCACTGAGAGTGTAAAGGCTGCTCGGAAATTAAGAGGGGAAGCTACACATAACTCATCtacagaaaaactaaatttgttGAAAGAGGAGTCGAAAGAGCAAAATGAGACCAAGGATTCACATGTCTTGAAGAATCTTTCTAACAAGGACACCTCCACACAGCCCGCTGGCCCAAAACTGAGATTAAGGCAATCGATAAGAAAGGTAACAAATGCAACCAAAAGTCACAAAGTCATCTCATCATCGTTGTTAAAACAGAATATCAAGGCGAGGCACAAGTTCAAGAAGAAGCAGGTCAAAGGAAACGCAAAAGGTCCGAAGAGAAGAGGGCGTCCTCCTAAATCAAAGGAAGCGGTGCATGATGAAAATACTACTGCTGGTCAAAACAGTGTCCCAGAAAAAACTGCACTGCTCGCAACCCCCCCTAAAGCAGCAGAGAGCTCAAATGTGAGCGACGAGccgaaagaagaagaagagcaggtCACAGATGAAGTAAAAACTACAGAAACGTCAATTAACAAATCAAAGTCTAAGAAATCAATGAACAAGCAGATGAAGAACAATCACGTCAAACAAAAGGGGGTTTCACATAATACCCCAACAGCAAACagtttaaatcaatcaatcagcaCCACCTcagcagacaaaacacacaagttaACAGCTAAGAAACTACATAAAGTGAAAGGACGCTCCACTCCGAAAGAAAGTCAAACGGCTTCTTCAGACTCCAGCAAGTCAAGGAAGCACAAGGTTACAAGCGGCGAAGGCAACTCAACGATTGCCAAGAAGAAATGTCCTGTCAAAGAACCAGAAGGAAAAGTAAAGGCAGAAAACACAGACTCTGCACAAAGCGGCTCAGACTCTGTTTCTGCTGTCCCAGCTAACAGTCTAAATGAGAGAACTGCACCACCAGCCACctcaggagagaaaacacaagaggTAACGGtagaaaaatcaaagaaatcacCCATGAAAACagaaggacagaaagaaaagagtgcTAACAGTGCTTCTTCAGACTCAGGCAAGACAAAAAAGAAGCACAAGGATATAAATAAAGAGGACAAGAAAACACTAAAGGGAAGACAGAAAGATGCAAGCAAAACATCTGCTTTGAAAAAGGAAGCCAAGTCGAAATCTGTAGACCAACAAGTTGAGGCTAAAGCAGCAGAAGAGAGCTCTCCTGATGTGGAAGgaaaagcaaaagaagaagCAACAGATTCAGCTCTTTCCTCCGTCCCTGCTGCCACAGATGGCATCTTAAATGACGCGACTTCTCCACCCACTGCCACTGAGGAGAACACACAGCAGGTAACAACAAAGGAAAAATCCAAGAAATCCcatatcatgaaaaagtcagacCCCAACGAAGCAAGTAAGAAGCGCAAGAATGTTCATAAAGACGGTGACACGAAGATTGTCAAGAAAAAACGCAAAGATCAGGGAGCTCGTTCAGCATCTGAGAAGCCTGAAATGTCAACAACTGACGTCCCACCGCTCGCCGAGGTGAAAGCAGAGTTACTCGCTGAGGGTGAAGAGGGAAAAACACCACCATCTACAATTAGCAGCCCTGGTTACTCCCTCATAAAGAATGGACAAGCAGTAAAAGAAGAAGCTAAATCTACAGAGCTAATGGACGCTCTTGCCGTGTATAGCAACAGGCCGTACATGCGTCCGCCGCCTACAGCGTACCTGGATGAGAAGTACATCACCATGCCAAAACGAAGGAAGGAGCTGTCGTCTCAGAGGAGTCTCCCTCCTCAGCAGGCCTCCATGACGAAGCCTCTGCAGAGACAACGGTGTGTCAACTGTTTTGCTACTTTCAACAGTGCTGAGGATCTGCAGAGTCACCTGCAGCTGCAGAAGTGCTCAAACCTCTTTGGATTCGACTCTGATGACGAGG gTAACGGTTTAACATGTCTTATAGAGTCAAAGTGA